From Rutidosis leptorrhynchoides isolate AG116_Rl617_1_P2 chromosome 3, CSIRO_AGI_Rlap_v1, whole genome shotgun sequence, a single genomic window includes:
- the LOC139899906 gene encoding transcription repressor OFP13-like, with protein sequence MNLTPSVLLLNKHKQQLCLWPSCNHTKTLSFRATTDHNDFMLNNKDSSLVDQPDQVEVTTLGSYFTNSSESASVSSESEISVAETIVRGARSDRLFFEPDSTSSILKTRASDRQCSSSDDNGGGGGDGDGGLPYDESVAVVMESENPYIDFKKSMEEMVKIHELKEWECLEELLGWYLKMNGKNNHEFIVEAFVDLLVGVCGGDGDGGSGDGSGGGGEGGGASNDNSTRSFDSVSSTFSSPIPSPKMVVTYTHNNK encoded by the coding sequence ATGAACTTAACCCCTTCTGTTTTGTTACTCAACAAACACAAACAACAACTATGCCTTTGGCCTTCATGTAACCACACCAAAACCCTGTCTTTTCGAGCCACAACTGACCATAACGATTTTATGTTAAATAATAAGGACTCATCATTAGTTGATCAACCAGATCAAGTTGAAGTTACTACACTTGGTTCTTACTTCACAAACTCATCAGAATCAGCAAGTGTTTCTTCTGAGTCTGAAATCTCAGTTGCTGAAACGATCGTTCGTGGGGCCCGGTCTGATCGGTTATTTTTTGAACCTGATTCAACAAGTTCCATACTTAAAACACGAGCTAGTGATAGACAATGTAGTAGCTCAGATGATAAtggcggtggtggtggtgatggtgatggtgggcTGCCGTATGATGAGAGTGTGGCGGTTGTGATGGAGTCTGAGAATCCGTATATCGATTTCAAGAAATCAATGGAGGAAATGGTGAAGATTCATGAACTGAAAGAATGGGAGTGTTTGGAAGAATTGTTAGGGTGGTATTTGAAGATGAATGGGAAGAATAATCATGAGTTTATTGTTGAAGCTTTTGTTGATTTACTTGTCGGAGTTTGCGGTGGTGACGGTGACGGTGGTAGTGGTGATGGTAGTGGCGGTGGTGGTGAAGGAGGTGGTGCATCAAATGATAATTCTACCCGGTCTTTTGATTCCGTTAGTTCTACTTTTTCTTCTCCTATACCATCTCCAAAAATGGTAGTAACTTATACTCACAATAACAAATAA